A genomic stretch from Sulfobacillus thermosulfidooxidans includes:
- a CDS encoding MGDG synthase family glycosyltransferase, producing MDMVPASGTDVKQSADWIDWLANHHDATLSLHPEIMILAARYGDGHLRAAKAIALQLLMMDSQLRLGILDYYRFVNPGLDNLIRWGYLTSVRRAPSLWRWFYTSTQNIDPLSRTQRMINHIGIKRFYSALKDMPPKLIVSTYPTAAGVVSTLKQQGKLDAINYVVMTDYSVHTQWIHPAVDMYFVGSEDMRQELLDRHIDPSKIIVSGIPVDERFQETVDEHAVRQSLHIDDNIPIILFMGGAYMPIAEYIQVLKILDHVPARHTTIVIAGHEELRLTLAKQYEQEARNPMVVLGYVNNVHELMAISSLLISKAGGLTTTESLCRGLPTVIYRPIPGQEDANAEFLVRNGAGRRAHTEEDLGEIVTHLLEHPWELKAMAHQARSLGHPDAAQIVAKHIYLALRTEEANAPA from the coding sequence ATGGACATGGTGCCCGCTTCAGGCACAGATGTTAAACAGTCTGCCGACTGGATTGACTGGTTAGCAAACCACCATGATGCAACTTTGAGCCTCCATCCCGAAATAATGATATTGGCGGCCAGATACGGGGATGGCCATTTACGTGCGGCAAAGGCTATTGCTTTGCAATTATTGATGATGGATAGTCAATTACGGTTAGGGATTTTGGATTATTACCGTTTTGTAAACCCTGGCCTCGATAATCTAATCCGGTGGGGTTATTTAACCAGCGTTAGGCGTGCGCCATCATTATGGCGGTGGTTTTATACCTCAACACAGAATATTGATCCGTTGTCGAGAACTCAGCGCATGATTAACCACATTGGCATCAAACGGTTTTATTCGGCGTTAAAAGATATGCCGCCCAAACTTATTGTTTCCACATATCCCACTGCCGCGGGTGTCGTCTCGACACTTAAACAGCAAGGTAAACTTGATGCCATTAACTACGTGGTTATGACCGATTACAGTGTGCATACACAATGGATACACCCGGCAGTCGATATGTATTTTGTCGGTAGTGAAGATATGCGCCAGGAATTATTAGATCGTCATATTGATCCTAGTAAAATTATTGTATCGGGTATTCCTGTTGATGAACGTTTTCAAGAAACTGTTGACGAGCATGCGGTCCGGCAAAGCCTCCATATCGATGACAATATACCCATTATCTTGTTTATGGGTGGCGCGTATATGCCCATTGCGGAATACATTCAAGTTTTAAAGATTCTTGATCATGTTCCGGCAAGGCATACGACGATTGTGATTGCGGGACACGAAGAATTGCGCTTGACATTAGCTAAACAATACGAACAAGAGGCCCGTAATCCGATGGTGGTATTGGGCTATGTTAATAACGTCCACGAACTAATGGCGATATCATCGCTCCTAATTAGTAAAGCAGGAGGACTAACAACTACCGAATCGTTATGCCGGGGACTACCTACAGTCATTTATCGTCCCATCCCGGGTCAAGAAGATGCTAATGCGGAATTTTTGGTGCGAAATGGTGCAGGCCGAAGGGCGCACACGGAAGAGGATTTGGGGGAGATTGTTACGCATTTGTTAGAACATCCATGGGAACTTAAGGCCATGGCCCACCAAGCAAGAAGTTTAGGTCATCCCGATGCGGCTCAAATTGTGGCAAAACATATCTATTTAGCCTTGCGAACTGAGGAAGCCAATGCTCCAGCGTAA
- a CDS encoding MFS transporter, which produces MLQRNHLSLPQSLLLIALGLAEFARGALIISLLPAYVTGPLGASLTIVGWALSSHYFLDTVFRGPAGWLVDHIGVPRVLTMGLAIECLSLIGAMNTKHPAMIIVFVALLGVGTATHWPAVVTGTNRLTEPERRASMMGLVFAAWLTGSGLGPVLINFVLGGRDRTAFLVLIAADVVAFAVTIWIADPRLIQVHHHQPKARHLWHTLWRFRWVIPGTFVQNMTLGLMLPILQPFTTRILHLSHLQFAELLLGSGAFTVLLLVPMGKITDRFGLRVPLVGGFFIAGIALLGIAFFRQFFELTIFGGILGLSYAMILPSWNAFLAGLIPKEIEGWLWGVFMTVEGLGMSVGPIVGTRLFSVRIWLPFVASAVILLIMGSFYASFPLKEKIQS; this is translated from the coding sequence ATGCTCCAGCGTAATCATTTGTCGCTTCCTCAGTCTTTATTGTTAATTGCATTGGGACTCGCTGAATTTGCACGAGGGGCATTAATCATTTCGTTGTTGCCTGCCTATGTCACAGGGCCTTTAGGCGCTTCCTTGACCATCGTTGGATGGGCCTTATCGAGCCATTATTTTTTAGATACAGTTTTTCGTGGCCCAGCGGGATGGCTTGTCGATCATATTGGGGTGCCTCGTGTTTTGACCATGGGTTTGGCGATTGAATGTCTATCTTTGATTGGGGCAATGAATACGAAGCATCCGGCCATGATTATTGTGTTTGTTGCCTTATTAGGCGTGGGTACAGCAACTCACTGGCCCGCGGTGGTTACTGGCACAAATCGTCTTACAGAGCCCGAACGACGGGCATCCATGATGGGATTGGTCTTTGCAGCATGGCTAACTGGCTCCGGATTAGGTCCTGTACTCATCAATTTTGTCTTAGGCGGGCGAGACCGGACAGCCTTTTTAGTCTTAATTGCAGCGGATGTGGTTGCTTTTGCTGTAACCATTTGGATAGCGGATCCGCGGTTGATTCAAGTGCATCACCATCAACCGAAAGCTCGACATTTATGGCACACCTTATGGCGGTTTCGTTGGGTAATTCCCGGAACGTTTGTGCAAAATATGACTTTAGGCCTCATGCTTCCGATTTTGCAGCCTTTTACCACACGCATTTTACACTTAAGTCATTTACAATTCGCGGAATTACTTCTCGGAAGTGGTGCTTTTACCGTGTTGCTTTTGGTACCTATGGGGAAAATTACAGATCGTTTTGGATTACGCGTTCCTTTAGTAGGAGGTTTTTTTATTGCGGGTATCGCGTTGTTGGGGATTGCTTTCTTTCGGCAATTCTTTGAACTTACTATTTTCGGGGGCATACTAGGTTTGTCTTACGCGATGATTCTGCCGTCATGGAACGCCTTTTTAGCCGGATTGATTCCTAAAGAAATTGAAGGGTGGCTATGGGGCGTCTTTATGACCGTTGAAGGGTTGGGAATGTCGGTCGGCCCTATTGTCGGAACCCGCCTCTTTTCCGTACGAATTTGGTTACCGTTTGTGGCTTCAGCAGTCATTTTATTAATTATGGGTTCTTTTTACGCATCTTTCCCGTTAAAAGAGAAAATACAAAGCTAA
- a CDS encoding polysaccharide deacetylase family protein — MWGILGVIVFLWVIFYLVPDLIWHHLQWKAMLGTRDHHQIALTFDDGPGPDTPKILEVLRNHNAHATFFVVAERARHYPELLHEMVRDGHEIGLHGYQHRSMYLFWPWNVYREIQHGLDTIESIAGVRPVSYRPPWGHHNLMTWIIARRLGLRRVLWTIAPDDWKTGKTAQTIEHDVVQLAHPGAIVVMHDAGGNREATVQALGPIIDNVRNLGLNPVTISEMDREKSELRRWWTWWEIRFTRQWDIDTIPSSLGGDPVLRLGLIKYPFKPTVLSTGRTITRGQWMGEIHFGNPALSQLSSSRAGGLRAFHAVLRSLTDLANFVSEHDKYQNIVVVGGITLLDASSAIEKLGFDRIPVSGIRKWSMWFYLIILMAIYHADGWSTLKRFLRLKPVLLLMDRDTLMNRYLRSSNPRRA; from the coding sequence ATGTGGGGAATTCTTGGAGTCATTGTATTTCTATGGGTAATCTTCTACCTGGTGCCTGATCTTATTTGGCACCATTTACAATGGAAAGCCATGTTGGGTACCCGTGATCATCATCAAATCGCATTGACTTTTGATGATGGTCCGGGTCCAGATACTCCAAAAATTCTTGAAGTCCTCCGGAATCATAATGCTCATGCGACATTTTTTGTGGTAGCGGAGCGTGCCCGACATTATCCCGAGTTACTACACGAAATGGTTCGCGATGGTCATGAAATTGGATTACATGGCTATCAACACCGGTCCATGTATTTATTTTGGCCATGGAACGTATACCGTGAAATCCAGCATGGATTAGATACGATAGAGTCCATTGCGGGTGTACGCCCGGTGTCTTATCGTCCTCCATGGGGACATCACAATTTGATGACATGGATAATCGCTCGACGCCTAGGGTTGCGGCGTGTTTTGTGGACCATTGCGCCTGATGATTGGAAAACAGGAAAAACGGCACAAACGATTGAACATGATGTGGTTCAATTAGCGCATCCCGGCGCCATAGTCGTGATGCATGATGCTGGTGGAAACCGTGAAGCCACGGTTCAAGCTTTGGGACCCATTATTGATAATGTACGCAACCTAGGACTCAATCCGGTCACGATATCCGAGATGGACCGAGAAAAATCCGAACTCCGGCGTTGGTGGACCTGGTGGGAAATCCGCTTTACACGGCAGTGGGATATTGATACGATTCCGTCTTCTTTAGGTGGTGATCCTGTATTACGTTTAGGTTTGATAAAATATCCTTTTAAACCTACGGTGTTATCCACTGGGCGAACAATTACGCGGGGACAATGGATGGGAGAAATCCATTTCGGAAATCCCGCTTTATCTCAGCTTAGTTCGAGTCGTGCCGGGGGATTGCGAGCCTTTCACGCGGTATTGCGCAGTTTAACAGATCTGGCGAATTTTGTATCAGAGCACGACAAATACCAGAACATCGTTGTAGTTGGAGGCATCACCTTATTAGACGCATCAAGTGCTATTGAGAAACTCGGATTTGATCGTATACCGGTTTCTGGCATACGCAAATGGTCGATGTGGTTTTATCTCATTATCCTTATGGCTATTTACCATGCGGATGGGTGGAGTACCTTAAAACGATTTTTGCGGCTGAAGCCTGTGTTACTGCTTATGGATCGGGATACTTTAATGAACCGATATTTACGGTCTTCAAATCCAAGACGCGCATAA
- a CDS encoding SRPBCC domain-containing protein yields MMQFDAHKIIDAPPNKVFPLLMDPAVLIESMPGLKAMQEQSPGIYAVEMELGIPGFKGQYRGEMRIDQVVVPHSYHLRLEGQGPNGDIFMSLAVTLTSSQEGQTDLHYQGEGIFGDPSNSLAQKVLSGAGNVILGQFFNAIAKRARKMPH; encoded by the coding sequence ATGATGCAATTTGATGCCCATAAAATTATAGACGCCCCGCCTAATAAGGTCTTTCCTTTGCTCATGGATCCTGCTGTATTAATTGAAAGTATGCCAGGTCTAAAAGCTATGCAGGAACAATCTCCCGGGATTTATGCCGTCGAAATGGAATTAGGGATTCCGGGTTTTAAGGGACAATACCGCGGTGAAATGCGTATAGATCAGGTTGTCGTCCCGCACAGTTATCATCTGCGTTTAGAAGGTCAAGGACCCAATGGTGATATCTTTATGTCTTTAGCTGTGACATTGACTAGTAGTCAGGAGGGACAAACAGATTTACACTATCAGGGAGAAGGAATTTTTGGTGATCCATCCAATTCTCTTGCGCAAAAAGTCCTATCCGGTGCCGGGAATGTCATTTTAGGACAATTTTTTAATGCGATAGCGAAACGAGCTCGGAAAATGCCTCATTGA
- a CDS encoding alpha/beta fold hydrolase: MQTVRGITYHIYGEGPEAVFCHPSLGLGQFLFHRIRPALSREYTVVLWDPRGVGDNDHFYPTLEDWVGDTIDILREINKPAHLLGVSLGTWVMSRVAAVNPGQLVRSLTLIGATRGFSHGEQEIAARRQQLEHMSMQEFAQNYADNTLTVYALPEVKDNLVLEMGEVDKEKYLQAMQAIYTVRNEEVYRQIAVPTLIMVGVEDTRTPPAEADEVQKLINGSEVKALPRCGHLAVLDQPQRVIHECRYFWTYGHMADD, translated from the coding sequence ATGCAAACAGTTCGAGGAATTACCTACCACATTTATGGTGAGGGTCCTGAAGCGGTTTTCTGTCACCCCAGTTTGGGGTTGGGACAATTCTTATTTCATCGCATTCGTCCAGCGTTGTCTCGTGAATATACGGTTGTCTTATGGGATCCCCGTGGAGTGGGAGATAACGATCACTTTTATCCGACCTTAGAAGATTGGGTCGGCGATACGATCGACATTTTACGGGAGATTAATAAGCCGGCCCATCTTTTAGGGGTTTCGTTGGGAACGTGGGTAATGAGCCGCGTCGCTGCCGTTAACCCCGGCCAACTTGTGCGCTCTTTAACGCTTATTGGAGCCACACGTGGTTTTTCTCATGGGGAACAAGAGATTGCAGCTAGGCGCCAGCAGTTGGAGCACATGAGTATGCAGGAATTTGCTCAGAATTATGCTGATAACACGTTAACCGTATATGCGTTGCCTGAAGTTAAAGATAATCTGGTTCTAGAAATGGGTGAAGTTGACAAAGAGAAATATCTGCAGGCGATGCAAGCAATTTATACGGTACGCAATGAAGAGGTGTACCGGCAAATTGCGGTTCCGACGTTGATTATGGTAGGTGTGGAAGATACCCGGACACCGCCAGCGGAAGCCGATGAAGTTCAAAAATTGATTAACGGTAGTGAGGTGAAAGCGTTACCGCGCTGTGGGCATCTGGCAGTTCTGGATCAACCTCAACGGGTCATTCATGAATGCCGGTATTTTTGGACTTATGGTCATATGGCAGACGACTAA
- a CDS encoding sensor histidine kinase yields the protein MDYDDRRRYRRLKLLTTIGPTLFVAVAETVRFYYLRRILPPASVSLVAVAVTLVGAAGFSSYVFDVIEKMENERREYQDAMLALQERERLAREMHDGLAQTLAVINLKVYQAKTLLDGMRLDELRKELDDIRCAVNKSYSEVRQSLYDLRAGKRLEEGFWTAVRTLANDFQEGTKVAVEVEALPNDGVPWNDMASVQILRIIQESLANVRKHAEAKHVKITAAIHDDIVELKVIDDGKGFVMGTTPPNHHFGLGIMQERAQTFGGRVSIHSQPGQGTVVTITYQIDGDKGGEVVGKGKNYVSG from the coding sequence ATGGACTACGATGACCGTCGACGTTATCGTCGGCTTAAGTTACTGACGACCATCGGTCCCACTCTCTTTGTCGCCGTTGCCGAAACTGTGCGGTTTTATTATTTGAGACGCATCTTGCCTCCCGCAAGTGTCAGCCTTGTAGCGGTGGCTGTCACGTTGGTCGGAGCCGCCGGATTCTCATCCTATGTTTTTGATGTGATTGAAAAAATGGAAAATGAGCGTCGTGAGTATCAAGATGCCATGCTTGCGCTTCAAGAACGGGAGCGTCTCGCTCGCGAAATGCACGACGGGCTTGCACAAACTTTGGCTGTTATTAATTTAAAAGTTTATCAAGCAAAAACTCTTTTAGATGGCATGCGGTTGGACGAGCTGCGAAAAGAATTAGATGATATTCGTTGCGCCGTGAATAAGTCTTATTCGGAAGTACGACAATCTTTATATGATTTGCGTGCGGGCAAACGGTTGGAAGAAGGATTTTGGACAGCGGTTCGAACATTGGCTAATGATTTCCAAGAAGGCACGAAAGTGGCGGTGGAAGTCGAAGCTTTACCTAATGATGGCGTGCCGTGGAATGATATGGCTTCCGTGCAAATTTTACGGATCATCCAAGAATCCCTCGCGAATGTGCGTAAGCACGCCGAAGCAAAACATGTCAAAATTACCGCAGCAATTCATGATGATATCGTAGAATTAAAAGTGATAGATGATGGTAAAGGCTTTGTTATGGGAACGACTCCGCCCAATCATCATTTTGGTTTGGGAATAATGCAAGAAAGAGCCCAGACTTTCGGGGGACGCGTGTCGATCCATTCACAGCCCGGTCAGGGAACCGTGGTGACGATAACCTATCAGATTGATGGGGATAAAGGAGGAGAGGTCGTTGGAAAAGGCAAGAATTATGTTAGTGGATGA
- a CDS encoding response regulator, which produces MEKARIMLVDDHALFRSGMASLLASRPDMEVVGEAETGEEAVRLAEELMPDLILMDINMPGGGGLEATRIIKEQMPYVKIVVLTASDENDLLFEAVKAGAQGYLLKHLDPEQFLEELSAQIRGEASISGDVALKIIRAFSTHDVERQQTQLTGRELEVLKLVGEGFSNRDIAARLFISENTVKNHLRNILQKLHFENRVQAAAYAIRRGLVDPH; this is translated from the coding sequence TTGGAAAAGGCAAGAATTATGTTAGTGGATGATCATGCGCTGTTTCGCTCTGGCATGGCATCCTTATTAGCGAGTCGGCCGGACATGGAAGTGGTAGGGGAAGCAGAGACTGGGGAAGAAGCGGTACGTCTTGCCGAAGAACTCATGCCAGATTTGATTTTAATGGACATCAATATGCCTGGTGGCGGGGGACTTGAAGCGACTCGGATTATTAAAGAGCAGATGCCTTATGTAAAGATTGTGGTTTTAACTGCGAGTGATGAAAACGATTTGCTTTTCGAAGCAGTCAAGGCGGGAGCTCAAGGCTACCTTTTGAAACACCTCGATCCAGAACAATTTCTCGAAGAACTTTCGGCTCAAATTCGGGGTGAAGCGTCGATATCTGGCGATGTGGCCTTAAAAATCATTCGAGCCTTCTCCACGCATGATGTGGAACGGCAACAAACGCAGTTAACGGGACGGGAACTCGAAGTGCTGAAATTGGTTGGAGAAGGTTTTTCTAACCGGGACATTGCTGCACGCTTATTTATCTCGGAGAACACCGTAAAAAACCATCTGCGGAATATTTTGCAGAAGTTACACTTTGAAAACCGTGTGCAAGCAGCAGCCTATGCTATTCGTCGAGGACTTGTTGATCCTCACTAG
- the tatC gene encoding twin-arginine translocase subunit TatC, with amino-acid sequence MDDKQMTLTEHLTELRNRLLVILGAVAVVFLVGFFYTRPLLHWIIRHTPVHHVIVTGVTEAFFALIKLDLAMSLILTSPIILYEIAAFILPGLTQVERRVVGVIVGPGLALFLIGTAVGYFVFVPIVLHVMLSFTGQGIEPMWRLGSLLSFIIDLSVPFGIVAELPLISGVMSHLGLVQPVMFSRYRRYAILLSFFIAAILAPPDALSMTLMALPIYLVYEISALVARFTYKAPLGGSEEPSTGPSNNSEGSL; translated from the coding sequence ATGGACGACAAGCAAATGACCTTGACAGAACATTTGACGGAATTACGCAACCGACTCCTCGTAATTTTGGGAGCGGTTGCGGTTGTCTTTTTAGTAGGATTTTTTTATACCCGGCCTCTTTTGCACTGGATCATTCGTCACACTCCGGTGCATCATGTGATTGTTACCGGGGTGACCGAAGCATTTTTTGCTTTAATCAAGTTGGATTTGGCCATGTCACTCATTCTAACTTCGCCGATTATCTTGTATGAAATTGCCGCGTTTATTTTGCCTGGTCTAACCCAAGTTGAACGCCGGGTCGTAGGCGTTATTGTGGGTCCGGGCCTAGCATTATTTCTCATTGGTACCGCTGTCGGCTATTTTGTGTTCGTGCCTATTGTGTTGCATGTGATGCTGTCCTTTACCGGTCAAGGCATTGAGCCAATGTGGAGACTGGGTAGTTTGCTCAGCTTTATTATTGATTTATCCGTTCCCTTTGGGATTGTAGCGGAACTTCCATTAATCTCAGGAGTCATGTCGCATTTAGGTCTTGTGCAACCCGTAATGTTTTCGCGTTACAGGCGATATGCTATTCTCTTGTCTTTTTTTATTGCTGCGATCTTGGCACCCCCAGATGCTTTGTCTATGACGCTTATGGCGTTGCCTATCTACTTGGTCTATGAAATTTCCGCACTCGTTGCTCGTTTTACCTATAAGGCTCCTTTAGGAGGGAGCGAGGAACCTTCAACCGGTCCGTCAAATAATTCGGAGGGCTCCTTGTGA
- a CDS encoding FeoA family protein, producing the protein MTLLEAEINTHVKIEQISLAYSRMQAIRLGLAPGAHVRVVQKLPHGPVVLNYQGRMIAVGYELARNIRVTSSAEKES; encoded by the coding sequence GTGACGCTTTTAGAGGCGGAGATCAATACTCATGTGAAAATCGAACAGATTTCTTTGGCGTATAGTCGCATGCAAGCTATCCGGTTGGGTTTAGCTCCTGGGGCTCATGTTCGTGTTGTTCAAAAACTGCCTCATGGGCCTGTTGTGCTTAACTACCAGGGACGAATGATTGCAGTAGGTTATGAACTGGCCAGGAATATTCGTGTCACTTCATCCGCAGAGAAGGAGTCGTAA